One Methylobacterium sp. 77 DNA window includes the following coding sequences:
- a CDS encoding glutathione S-transferase family protein: MATLHHSPFCPHSRFIRLVLSEMGMEPALVEERVWDRREAFLLINPAGTTPVLVEETGLAVPGAGIIAEYLDETRGLGLTGRRLLPETTAERVEVRRLLDWFLVKFDAEVTGYLVTEKISKRFMTSANGGGPPDMHAIRAARTNVRYHMKYIGYLMSRRKWIAGDHLTYADLAAAAHLSCVDYLGDVPWDEDETARDWYARLKSRPSFRTLLADRVPGMAPADHYADLDF, translated from the coding sequence ATGGCGACGCTTCACCATTCCCCCTTCTGCCCGCATTCGCGCTTCATCCGCCTCGTGCTCAGCGAGATGGGGATGGAGCCTGCGCTCGTCGAAGAGCGGGTCTGGGACCGCCGCGAGGCCTTCCTGCTCATCAATCCGGCGGGTACGACGCCGGTCCTGGTGGAGGAGACCGGGCTTGCCGTGCCGGGTGCGGGCATCATCGCCGAATATCTCGACGAGACCCGCGGTCTCGGCCTCACCGGGCGCCGGCTCCTGCCGGAAACCACCGCCGAGCGCGTGGAGGTCCGTCGCCTGCTCGACTGGTTCCTGGTGAAGTTCGACGCGGAGGTGACCGGCTATCTCGTCACCGAGAAGATTTCCAAGCGCTTCATGACCAGCGCCAATGGCGGCGGTCCGCCGGACATGCACGCCATCCGCGCGGCGCGGACCAATGTGCGCTACCATATGAAATACATCGGCTATCTGATGTCCCGCCGGAAGTGGATCGCCGGCGACCATCTGACCTATGCGGATCTCGCGGCCGCGGCCCACCTCTCCTGCGTGGATTATCTCGGCGACGTGCCATGGGACGAGGACGAGACGGCGAGGGACTGGTACGCGCGGCTGAAGTCGCGCCCCTCGTTCCGGACGCTCCTGGCGGACCGGGTGCCGGGCATGGCTCCGGCCGACCATTACGCGGATCTGGATTTCTGA
- a CDS encoding undecaprenyl-diphosphate phosphatase → MDAMSIVKAVVLAVVEGATEFIPVSSTGHQLLVGHFIGFQSPNNTFEVLIQLGAILAILAVYFRRLLGIAKAFPSDPNARRFVYGILLAFLPAAIIGGLFSKYIKFYLFNPWIVCATLVAGGLVLLVLDETDLEVKKRDVFDFTLPMDFKIGLFQCLAMIPGVSRSGATIVGAMLMGADKRSATEFSFYLAIPTMAGAFAKDLLDNYKNLSKDDAGLIVIGFIVAFISAFIVVRTVLDYVSSHGFRLFAWWRIIVGSLGFAGLILFG, encoded by the coding sequence ATGGATGCCATGAGCATCGTGAAGGCGGTCGTGCTTGCCGTCGTCGAGGGCGCCACCGAATTCATCCCGGTCTCCTCCACCGGCCACCAGTTGCTGGTCGGCCATTTCATCGGTTTCCAGTCGCCCAACAACACGTTCGAGGTGCTGATCCAGCTCGGCGCGATCCTGGCGATCCTCGCCGTCTACTTCCGCCGCCTGCTCGGAATCGCCAAGGCCTTCCCCAGCGACCCGAACGCCCGGCGCTTCGTCTACGGCATTCTCCTCGCCTTCCTGCCGGCGGCGATCATCGGCGGCCTGTTCTCGAAATACATCAAGTTCTACCTGTTCAATCCCTGGATCGTCTGCGCGACGCTGGTGGCCGGCGGCCTCGTCCTCCTCGTTCTCGACGAGACTGACCTCGAGGTGAAGAAACGCGACGTCTTCGACTTCACCCTGCCGATGGATTTCAAGATCGGCCTCTTCCAGTGCCTCGCGATGATCCCGGGCGTGTCTCGCTCGGGCGCCACCATCGTCGGCGCGATGCTGATGGGGGCGGACAAGCGCTCGGCCACCGAGTTCTCGTTCTACCTCGCGATCCCGACCATGGCCGGCGCCTTCGCCAAGGATCTCCTCGACAATTACAAGAACCTGTCGAAGGACGATGCCGGATTGATCGTCATCGGCTTCATCGTGGCCTTCATCTCGGCCTTCATCGTCGTACGCACGGTGCTCGACTACGTCTCCTCGCACGGCTTCCGCCTGTTCGCGTGGTGGCGCATCATCGTCGGCTCCCTCGGCTTCGCGGGACTGATCCTGTTCGGATGA
- a CDS encoding methylmalonyl-CoA mutase subunit beta, with amino-acid sequence MEDRPLADLFPTPTRERWLGLVEGVLKGGDFEKRLVSKTADGIRIEPLYEPAAPVAQPMRAPGPWRIAQRVDHPDAQAAHDLAMADLEGGADALTLVFSGAVSARGFGITAEDVPTLDTALSGVMLSLIATRLDAGGRGLEAARLVQALAAHRNDDLGALDLDLGLDPIGTLAATGRLDAALPDIGAAVSSLLSEFDGAGFTGRAMLADGRPYHEAGASEAAELAATLATAVAYLRMLEAGGHDLARARDAVAILLVADADEYLTIAKFRAMRRLWARVEAACGLDPKPLRLHAETAWRMMNRRDPFVNILRTGMAACSAGLGGADSVAIVPYTASLGLADAFARRVARNSQIVLIEESNLARVADPAAGAGGFEALTEELTTTAWAAFQAIEREGGIVASLQAGAVQARIGETRATRTKNIATRREPLTGASEFPFLAEKPVTVLDLAPNQTLAPAFALGGTGTTTCEPLPSLRLAEPYEALRDASDAYLARTGGRPLVFLANLGTVAVFNARSTFAANAFAAGGIEAVNEEGFSESEVLGRAFAASGVRIACLCSSDALYATHAVDAARALKAAGATTVYLAGKPGDLAEGLKAAGVDAYLHAGGDLLALLQAALSEATHAAPSETSKA; translated from the coding sequence ATGGAAGATCGCCCCCTCGCCGACCTGTTTCCGACACCGACCCGCGAGCGTTGGCTCGGTCTGGTGGAAGGCGTGCTGAAGGGCGGCGATTTCGAGAAGCGGCTCGTCTCGAAGACGGCGGACGGCATCCGGATCGAGCCGCTCTATGAGCCGGCCGCCCCCGTGGCGCAGCCGATGCGCGCCCCCGGCCCCTGGCGCATCGCCCAGCGGGTCGACCATCCCGACGCGCAGGCCGCGCACGACCTCGCGATGGCCGATCTCGAAGGCGGCGCCGACGCGCTCACTCTGGTCTTTTCGGGCGCCGTCTCCGCGCGCGGTTTCGGGATTACTGCCGAAGACGTGCCGACCCTCGACACGGCGCTGTCCGGCGTGATGCTGTCTCTCATCGCGACGCGCCTCGATGCGGGCGGGCGCGGCCTCGAGGCGGCCCGGCTGGTCCAGGCGCTGGCCGCGCACCGGAACGACGATCTCGGCGCCCTCGATCTCGACCTCGGCCTGGACCCCATCGGCACCCTCGCCGCCACCGGCCGGCTCGATGCGGCGCTTCCCGATATCGGTGCGGCGGTGTCGTCGCTGCTGTCGGAGTTCGACGGGGCCGGCTTCACAGGACGGGCGATGCTCGCCGATGGGCGCCCCTATCACGAGGCCGGCGCCAGCGAGGCCGCCGAACTCGCCGCCACTTTGGCCACGGCCGTCGCCTATCTGCGCATGCTGGAAGCCGGGGGACACGATCTCGCCCGCGCCCGTGACGCCGTCGCCATCCTGCTCGTCGCCGATGCCGACGAGTATCTGACCATCGCCAAGTTCCGCGCCATGCGCCGGCTCTGGGCGCGGGTGGAGGCCGCCTGCGGGCTCGACCCAAAGCCGCTGCGCCTCCATGCCGAGACCGCGTGGCGGATGATGAACCGGCGCGATCCGTTCGTGAACATCCTGCGCACCGGCATGGCGGCCTGCTCGGCCGGCCTCGGTGGCGCGGATTCCGTCGCCATCGTGCCCTACACCGCCTCGCTCGGACTCGCCGATGCCTTCGCCCGGCGCGTCGCCCGCAACAGCCAGATCGTCCTGATCGAGGAATCGAACCTCGCCCGCGTCGCCGATCCGGCGGCCGGAGCCGGCGGTTTCGAGGCGCTGACCGAGGAACTCACCACCACGGCCTGGGCCGCCTTCCAGGCGATCGAACGCGAGGGCGGCATCGTCGCGAGCCTGCAGGCCGGCGCCGTCCAGGCCCGTATCGGCGAGACCCGCGCCACCCGCACGAAGAACATCGCCACGCGCCGCGAGCCGCTGACCGGGGCGAGCGAATTCCCCTTCCTCGCCGAGAAGCCGGTGACGGTCCTCGACCTCGCGCCCAACCAGACGCTGGCACCCGCCTTCGCTCTCGGCGGGACCGGCACCACCACTTGCGAGCCGTTGCCCTCGCTACGTCTCGCCGAGCCCTACGAGGCGCTGCGCGACGCCTCCGACGCCTATCTCGCCAGGACCGGTGGGCGCCCCCTGGTGTTCCTCGCCAATCTCGGGACGGTCGCCGTCTTCAACGCCCGCTCGACCTTCGCCGCCAACGCCTTCGCGGCCGGCGGCATCGAGGCGGTGAACGAAGAGGGTTTCTCGGAGAGCGAAGTCCTGGGCCGGGCCTTCGCGGCCTCCGGTGTGCGCATCGCCTGCCTCTGCTCGTCGGATGCCCTCTACGCGACCCATGCCGTCGACGCGGCCCGGGCCCTCAAGGCCGCCGGCGCGACGACCGTCTATCTCGCGGGCAAGCCGGGTGACCTCGCGGAGGGGCTCAAAGCGGCCGGCGTCGATGCCTATCTCCATGCCGGAGGCGATCTCCTCGCGCTCCTTCAAGCCGCGCTGAGCGAGGCCACGCACGCCGCGCCGAGCGAGACTTCGAAGGCGTGA
- a CDS encoding N-6 DNA methylase: MPIDDDALGAIVAELLTRPGHEKVRALLYRLLTEALGARSEQIFFERKIPEVRGRLDALLGRTIVEIKSDLRREGREAEAQLTRYLPEREGATGQRYVGLATDGASFLAYEMRDGALVRLTEHEVRLTEARGLTAWLEGVIAVLDWLPADATGITNELGRQSAAFARTLGLLAKAWDALSADPEAVLKRQLWSRHLGFVYGKAIDDDTLWLQHTYLVILAKAIAAGTMGATGRSPEDLLSGRAFHEAGVHGAVETDFFGWVLQAPGGEAIVASLAAHAARFDLGSVDVDLLKVLYESLIDPAQRHDLGEYYTPDWLARKVVRRAIDRPAEQTCLDPACGSGSFLFHAVRLKREALIAAGVPLTEIASRCCASVTGLDVHPVAVIFARVTYLLALGDALPGRGGDISLPVYLGDALQWNVKRDAFESDLVVEVPRDPREGRKGSPTLRFPLGLCADPPLFDRVVTAMHDASEAGRTAEAFARGLAGLGIPAEQHETLRTTYATYDRLRRAGRDHVWGFFARNLSRPVALSDGARVDVVIGNPPWLSYRFMAPALQALFRDTARRLGIWVGPDEARLVTQTDLSGLFFARAAELYARPSEEGGMGGRVAMVLPLAAMSRGQFRAFRTGDWTGVRVAFSEAWMLDNQAVSPLFRVPTCVLFADVTAGEARPMPGRVTAFSGRLPSKDVPEEVADRCLRQEQADAPAAANFNAGSPYRPLFHQGATLVPRMLCLVERVQAGRLGGNAAAPLLRSRRSAQEKAPWRDLPAQQGAVEAAYVQPVYLGESIAPFRVLRPFEGIVPVTSGGTMLDAKQASDRSAPRLGAWLRQAEAEWAQHGAGRISLKQRWDFQRGLSSQFPMPPIRVVFTKAGKWPAACILRDRRGIIDHKLYWADVPTDEEARFLIAILNSEAVRIRIAHLQSRGEQGVRDFDKLMFTLPIPRFDPREAVHAALAAEGAVAEEIAASVVLPAEASFQQARALVRNALREGGVSARIDALVETLLGPDPRLAVADRIAEPVFEDADA; encoded by the coding sequence ATGCCGATCGACGATGACGCGCTCGGCGCGATAGTCGCAGAACTCCTGACGCGTCCGGGGCATGAGAAGGTGAGAGCGTTGCTCTACCGTCTGCTGACCGAGGCCCTCGGTGCCCGCAGCGAGCAGATCTTCTTCGAGAGAAAGATACCTGAGGTTAGAGGTCGCCTCGACGCGTTGCTGGGCCGGACGATCGTCGAGATCAAGTCCGACCTGCGCAGGGAAGGCAGGGAGGCCGAGGCGCAGCTCACGCGTTATCTGCCGGAACGCGAAGGCGCCACCGGCCAGCGCTATGTCGGTCTCGCCACCGACGGTGCCTCGTTCCTGGCCTACGAGATGAGGGACGGCGCGCTGGTCCGGCTCACCGAGCACGAGGTGAGGCTGACGGAGGCGCGCGGCCTCACCGCCTGGCTCGAAGGCGTCATCGCCGTCCTCGACTGGCTGCCGGCGGACGCCACCGGGATCACCAACGAACTCGGCCGCCAGAGCGCGGCCTTCGCGCGGACCCTCGGCCTGCTCGCCAAGGCCTGGGATGCGCTGTCCGCCGACCCGGAGGCGGTGCTGAAGCGCCAACTCTGGTCGCGCCATCTCGGCTTCGTCTACGGCAAGGCCATCGACGACGATACGCTGTGGCTCCAGCACACCTATCTCGTCATCCTGGCCAAGGCGATCGCTGCCGGAACCATGGGAGCGACCGGCCGCTCGCCGGAGGATTTGCTGTCGGGGCGCGCCTTCCACGAAGCGGGGGTCCACGGCGCGGTCGAGACGGATTTCTTCGGTTGGGTGCTCCAGGCGCCGGGCGGAGAGGCCATCGTCGCCAGCCTCGCGGCGCATGCCGCCCGGTTCGATCTCGGCAGCGTCGATGTCGATCTGCTCAAGGTTCTCTACGAATCCCTGATCGATCCGGCGCAGCGCCACGATCTCGGCGAGTATTACACGCCGGATTGGCTCGCCCGGAAGGTGGTCCGGCGCGCCATCGACCGGCCGGCCGAGCAGACCTGCCTCGACCCCGCCTGCGGCTCGGGCAGCTTCCTCTTCCATGCCGTGCGCCTCAAGCGCGAGGCCCTGATCGCGGCAGGCGTGCCCCTCACGGAGATCGCTTCGCGCTGCTGCGCCTCCGTGACGGGGTTGGACGTGCACCCGGTCGCGGTCATCTTCGCCCGCGTGACCTACCTCCTGGCCCTGGGCGATGCCCTGCCGGGGCGCGGCGGCGATATCTCGCTGCCGGTCTATCTCGGCGACGCGCTGCAATGGAACGTGAAGCGCGACGCCTTCGAGAGCGACCTCGTGGTCGAGGTGCCGCGCGATCCCCGCGAGGGCAGGAAGGGGTCGCCGACCCTGCGCTTCCCCCTCGGCCTCTGCGCCGACCCGCCGCTGTTCGATCGCGTGGTCACGGCCATGCACGATGCCAGCGAGGCCGGCCGCACGGCCGAGGCCTTCGCCCGAGGTCTCGCCGGCCTCGGCATCCCGGCCGAGCAGCACGAAACACTGCGCACCACCTACGCCACCTACGACCGATTGCGCCGGGCGGGCCGCGACCATGTCTGGGGCTTCTTCGCGCGCAACCTCAGCCGCCCGGTCGCCCTGTCGGATGGCGCCAGGGTCGATGTCGTCATCGGCAACCCGCCCTGGCTCTCGTATCGTTTCATGGCTCCGGCGCTGCAGGCGCTGTTCCGTGATACGGCGCGTCGGCTCGGGATCTGGGTCGGACCCGACGAGGCGCGGCTGGTGACGCAGACCGACCTGTCGGGCCTGTTCTTCGCGCGGGCCGCGGAACTCTACGCCCGTCCTTCCGAGGAGGGCGGGATGGGGGGACGGGTCGCCATGGTCCTGCCGCTCGCCGCGATGAGCCGCGGCCAGTTCCGTGCCTTCCGCACCGGCGACTGGACGGGCGTCCGGGTCGCGTTCTCCGAGGCCTGGATGCTCGACAATCAGGCGGTCTCGCCGCTGTTCAGGGTCCCGACCTGCGTGCTGTTCGCCGATGTGACGGCGGGGGAGGCCCGGCCGATGCCGGGGCGGGTGACGGCTTTCTCGGGGCGGCTCCCTTCCAAGGATGTGCCCGAGGAGGTGGCCGACCGGTGTCTGCGTCAGGAGCAGGCCGATGCGCCCGCGGCCGCGAATTTCAATGCCGGCTCACCCTATCGCCCACTGTTTCATCAAGGTGCCACTCTGGTCCCGCGGATGCTGTGCTTGGTGGAGCGTGTCCAGGCTGGTCGACTTGGTGGCAATGCCGCTGCGCCTCTTTTGCGGAGTCGCCGTTCCGCACAGGAGAAGGCACCTTGGCGAGATCTGCCGGCTCAGCAGGGCGCGGTCGAAGCTGCCTATGTCCAGCCTGTCTATCTCGGCGAATCAATCGCGCCCTTTCGCGTCCTGAGACCCTTCGAAGGCATCGTGCCGGTGACGTCCGGTGGGACTATGCTCGACGCGAAACAGGCCAGCGACCGCAGTGCTCCCCGGCTCGGAGCATGGTTACGGCAAGCCGAGGCAGAATGGGCACAACACGGCGCGGGGCGCATCTCCCTGAAACAGCGCTGGGATTTTCAGCGTGGGCTATCCTCACAGTTTCCGATGCCGCCCATACGCGTTGTCTTCACCAAGGCTGGAAAGTGGCCTGCGGCTTGTATCCTCAGGGATCGCCGCGGGATCATCGATCACAAGCTCTACTGGGCCGATGTTCCGACTGACGAGGAAGCGCGCTTCCTCATCGCCATCCTGAACAGCGAAGCCGTCCGCATCCGCATCGCCCATCTGCAAAGTCGGGGGGAGCAGGGTGTGCGTGACTTCGACAAGCTGATGTTCACGCTTCCGATCCCGCGCTTCGACCCTCGCGAGGCGGTCCATGCCGCATTGGCGGCGGAAGGCGCAGTCGCGGAGGAGATCGCGGCCTCCGTCGTGCTGCCGGCGGAGGCCTCGTTCCAGCAGGCGCGAGCCCTGGTGCGGAACGCCTTACGCGAGGGGGGCGTGTCGGCGCGCATCGATGCCCTGGTCGAGACGCTCCTCGGCCCCGACCCGCGCCTTGCCGTGGCGGACCGCATCGCCGAGCCCGTCTTCGAGGACGCGGATGCCTGA
- a CDS encoding sensor domain-containing diguanylate cyclase, whose translation MVLLRRLARRLRSARSWIAFGILAPVGMVVVSGIMLLDLRQDAWDKAEQTSRNLLQVIERDIARNIEIIDLSLQGVADNVKNPTLADVSPELRQLILFDRAITAQDMGVLLVLDEKGDSILDGNAIPARPTNNFDRDYFQAHKAQGGRGLYISRPLISRLTGARVMVLSRRLDRADGSFDGVVLGTLKLSYFTRLFDSIGLGREGAINLYLHDGTRIMRYPYKEEDIGVSIAGSSNFNRFVQTVSGSFVGASSRDAVQRHYAFTQVGSLPLILNVALSVDEIEAEWRAKAIVISAVVLALCGLTISLSLLFGRELNRRGAMQAELARQSLTDALTGLPNRRRFEEALATLRGEALHSGKPVALLVIDADHFKRYNDRYGHSVGDDVLRKLAQCLSDSLQRPVDLVCRVGGEEFVILVQDGDESAALRIADRVHAEVARLSVESAQIAAGSVTVSIGVATMGAPGGDLLTPSDLYRLADAALYEAKANGRNQTRCAERRHGTGDRRQGGVRLTGAPA comes from the coding sequence ATGGTCCTGCTGCGTCGACTCGCCCGCAGGCTTCGCTCGGCGCGTAGCTGGATCGCTTTCGGAATCCTGGCGCCGGTCGGCATGGTCGTGGTGTCCGGCATCATGTTGCTCGACCTGCGGCAGGATGCCTGGGACAAGGCCGAGCAGACCTCGCGGAACCTTCTGCAGGTCATCGAGCGCGACATCGCCCGCAATATCGAGATCATCGATCTCTCTCTGCAGGGTGTCGCCGACAATGTGAAAAATCCGACCTTGGCGGATGTGTCGCCCGAACTGCGCCAGCTGATCCTGTTCGACCGGGCGATCACGGCACAGGATATGGGCGTGCTTCTCGTGCTCGACGAGAAAGGCGACAGCATTCTCGACGGGAATGCGATCCCGGCGCGCCCGACCAACAATTTCGATCGGGACTATTTCCAGGCGCACAAGGCCCAGGGCGGCCGTGGCCTCTATATCAGCCGGCCGCTGATCTCGCGCCTGACGGGCGCCCGGGTGATGGTGCTGAGCCGTCGTCTCGACAGGGCGGACGGATCGTTCGACGGAGTGGTTCTGGGAACCCTGAAACTGTCCTACTTCACTCGCCTGTTCGACAGCATCGGACTCGGGCGCGAGGGCGCGATCAACCTGTACCTGCACGATGGCACGCGCATCATGCGCTACCCGTACAAGGAGGAGGATATCGGCGTCAGCATCGCCGGATCCTCCAATTTCAACCGGTTCGTTCAAACCGTCAGCGGCAGCTTCGTCGGAGCCTCCAGCCGCGACGCGGTCCAGCGGCACTATGCCTTCACGCAGGTCGGGTCGCTGCCGTTGATCCTCAACGTCGCCTTGTCGGTGGATGAGATCGAGGCCGAGTGGCGGGCGAAGGCCATCGTCATCAGCGCCGTCGTGCTCGCCCTCTGTGGCCTCACCATCAGCCTCTCGCTGCTGTTCGGACGGGAGCTGAACCGCCGCGGCGCCATGCAGGCCGAACTCGCCCGGCAATCGCTCACCGATGCGTTGACCGGCTTGCCGAACCGCCGCCGTTTCGAGGAAGCGCTGGCGACCTTGCGGGGTGAAGCCCTTCATTCCGGCAAGCCGGTCGCGCTGCTGGTCATCGATGCCGATCACTTCAAGCGCTACAACGACCGCTATGGACATTCGGTCGGCGACGACGTGCTGCGTAAACTCGCTCAGTGTCTGTCGGACAGCCTTCAGCGTCCCGTCGACCTCGTCTGCCGGGTGGGCGGCGAGGAGTTCGTGATCCTGGTCCAGGACGGCGATGAATCCGCGGCCCTGCGCATCGCCGACAGGGTCCATGCCGAGGTGGCGCGCCTGTCCGTCGAATCGGCGCAGATCGCAGCCGGATCGGTGACGGTCAGCATCGGCGTCGCGACGATGGGCGCCCCCGGAGGAGACCTCCTCACGCCGTCCGACCTTTACCGGCTCGCGGATGCCGCCCTCTACGAGGCCAAGGCCAACGGCCGCAACCAGACCCGCTGCGCCGAGCGTCGTCACGGGACGGGGGACCGCCGGCAAGGCGGCGTTCGCCTGACGGGCGCCCCTGCCTGA
- the lepA gene encoding translation elongation factor 4 has translation MTTVPIDNIRNFSIVAHIDHGKSTLADRLIQTTGTVALRDMSEQMLDSMDIEKERGITIKAQTVRLEYKAEDGKDYILNLMDTPGHVDFAYEVSRSLAACEGSLLVVDASQGVEAQTLANVYQALDANHEIVPVLNKIDLPAAEPERIRAQIEEVIGIDASEAVAISAKSGLNIEAVLEAIVKRLPAPKGDRDAPLKALLVDSWYDVYLGVVVLVRIVDGVLKKGMNIRMMRADAVHGVDKIGVFRPKMADIGELGPGEVGFFTGSIKEVADTRVGDTLTEDKRPCKEMLPGFKDVQSVVFCGLFPVDAAEFETLRSAMSKLRLNDASFSYEMETSAALGFGFRCGFLGLLHLEIIQERLEREFNLDLISTAPSVVYRLQMTDGTIKELHNPADMPDVMKITAIEEPWIRATILTPDEYLGGVLKLCQDRRGTQVDLNYVGKRAMVVYDLPLNEVVFDFYDRLKSISKGYASFDYHISDYREGDLVKMSILVNAEPVDALSMLVHRSRAEHRGRAMCEKLKDLIPRHLFQIPVQAALGGKIIARETIKALSKDVTAKCYGGDISRKRKLLDKQKEGKKKMRQFGRVEIPQEAFIAALKMDD, from the coding sequence ATGACCACCGTCCCCATCGACAACATCCGCAATTTTTCCATCGTCGCGCATATCGACCACGGCAAGTCGACGCTGGCGGATCGGTTGATCCAGACCACCGGCACGGTGGCCCTGCGCGACATGAGCGAGCAGATGCTCGACTCGATGGACATCGAGAAGGAGCGCGGCATCACCATCAAGGCGCAGACCGTGCGCCTCGAATACAAGGCCGAGGATGGCAAGGATTACATCCTCAACCTGATGGACACCCCCGGCCACGTGGATTTCGCCTACGAGGTGTCCCGGAGTCTCGCGGCCTGCGAGGGCTCGCTCCTCGTGGTCGACGCCTCTCAGGGCGTCGAGGCGCAGACGCTCGCCAACGTCTACCAAGCGCTCGACGCCAACCACGAGATCGTGCCCGTCCTCAACAAGATCGACCTGCCGGCTGCCGAGCCGGAGCGCATCCGCGCCCAGATCGAGGAGGTGATCGGCATCGACGCCTCCGAGGCGGTGGCGATCTCGGCGAAAAGCGGCCTCAACATCGAGGCGGTGCTCGAAGCCATCGTCAAGCGCCTGCCGGCCCCGAAGGGCGACCGCGACGCGCCCCTCAAGGCCCTGCTGGTGGACAGCTGGTACGACGTCTATCTCGGCGTCGTGGTGCTCGTGCGCATCGTCGACGGCGTGCTCAAGAAGGGCATGAACATCCGCATGATGCGGGCCGACGCCGTACACGGTGTCGACAAGATCGGCGTGTTCCGGCCGAAGATGGCGGATATCGGCGAACTCGGCCCCGGCGAGGTCGGCTTCTTCACCGGTTCGATCAAGGAGGTCGCCGATACACGCGTGGGCGACACGCTCACCGAGGACAAGCGGCCCTGCAAGGAGATGCTGCCGGGCTTCAAGGACGTGCAGTCGGTGGTGTTCTGCGGGCTCTTCCCCGTCGATGCGGCCGAGTTCGAGACCCTGCGCAGCGCCATGAGCAAGCTGCGGCTCAACGACGCCTCGTTCTCCTATGAAATGGAGACATCGGCGGCGCTCGGCTTCGGCTTCCGCTGCGGCTTCCTCGGCCTGTTGCACCTCGAGATCATCCAGGAGCGCCTGGAGCGCGAGTTCAACCTCGACCTCATCTCGACGGCGCCCTCCGTGGTCTACCGCCTGCAGATGACCGACGGGACGATCAAGGAGTTGCACAACCCGGCCGACATGCCGGACGTGATGAAGATCACGGCGATCGAGGAGCCCTGGATCCGCGCCACCATCCTCACGCCCGACGAATATCTCGGCGGTGTGTTGAAGCTCTGCCAGGACCGGCGCGGCACCCAGGTCGACCTCAACTACGTGGGAAAACGCGCCATGGTCGTCTACGACCTGCCGCTCAACGAAGTGGTGTTCGATTTCTACGACCGCCTGAAGTCGATCTCCAAGGGCTATGCGAGCTTCGACTACCACATCTCGGATTATCGCGAGGGCGACCTCGTCAAGATGTCGATCCTCGTCAATGCCGAGCCGGTGGACGCCCTCTCGATGCTGGTCCATCGCAGCCGCGCCGAGCATCGCGGCCGCGCCATGTGCGAGAAGCTGAAGGACTTGATCCCGCGCCACCTGTTCCAGATCCCGGTCCAGGCGGCCTTGGGCGGCAAGATCATCGCCCGCGAGACCATCAAGGCCCTGTCCAAGGACGTGACGGCGAAGTGCTACGGCGGCGACATCTCGCGCAAGCGTAAGCTCCTCGACAAGCAGAAGGAGGGCAAGAAGAAGATGCGCCAGTTCGGCCGCGTGGAGATCCCGCAGGAAGCCTTCATCGCCGCGCTGAAGATGGACGATTGA